One Flagellimonas sp. CMM7 genomic region harbors:
- a CDS encoding Gfo/Idh/MocA family protein, with translation MLRYEIIFIFCLLMNTPNGLAQEKPLSIGVAGLTHTHVHWILGREDIGDIEIVGMVEPNRDLAERYSKQYGYSMDLVFNTLEEMIAATKPEAVTAFGTIYDHLEVVEACAPKGIHVMVEKPLAVSLQHAKQMKVLAEKHNIHLLTNYETTWYPTNHRAKELLDQGKVGDLRKVIVRDGHRGPAKLGINSEFLDWLLDPKDNGGGAIMDFGCYGANLMTWLKKGQKPNTVTAVTQQLQAENNPKVDDDATIILTYDDAQAILEPSWNWPIGRKDMEIYGLTGAIYADNRNNLRIRMAEGYDGFSEEQFTLEERQAPMNDPFSVFAAVVKNKITLPPNNLSSLENNMVVMEILDAARESAKKGKTIRLKK, from the coding sequence ATGCTTCGCTATGAAATTATTTTTATTTTTTGTCTTCTCATGAATACCCCCAATGGTCTGGCTCAAGAAAAGCCACTTAGTATAGGAGTGGCCGGTCTTACCCATACCCATGTACATTGGATTTTGGGCCGGGAAGATATTGGCGATATCGAAATTGTAGGGATGGTAGAGCCTAACCGAGATTTGGCCGAACGCTATTCAAAACAATATGGTTATTCCATGGATTTGGTCTTTAATACCTTGGAAGAAATGATAGCTGCAACAAAACCCGAAGCAGTCACCGCCTTTGGGACCATCTATGACCATTTGGAAGTAGTTGAAGCCTGTGCTCCAAAAGGTATTCATGTCATGGTGGAAAAACCATTGGCAGTAAGTTTACAGCATGCCAAGCAAATGAAAGTTCTTGCCGAAAAGCATAACATTCATTTACTCACCAATTATGAAACTACTTGGTACCCCACCAACCATAGGGCAAAAGAACTATTAGATCAGGGAAAAGTTGGGGATTTAAGAAAAGTCATAGTAAGAGATGGGCATCGCGGTCCCGCCAAACTGGGAATCAATAGTGAGTTTTTGGATTGGCTATTGGATCCAAAAGATAATGGAGGAGGCGCTATCATGGATTTTGGATGTTATGGTGCCAACTTAATGACCTGGCTTAAAAAAGGGCAAAAACCAAACACTGTTACTGCAGTCACCCAACAATTGCAGGCAGAAAATAATCCCAAGGTAGATGATGATGCCACTATCATTCTTACCTATGATGATGCTCAAGCAATTTTAGAGCCTTCTTGGAACTGGCCAATAGGTAGAAAAGACATGGAAATCTATGGGTTAACTGGAGCCATTTATGCTGATAATCGTAACAACTTACGTATTCGCATGGCAGAAGGCTATGATGGCTTTAGCGAAGAGCAATTTACCCTTGAAGAAAGACAAGCGCCCATGAACGATCCCTTTTCCGTTTTTGCTGCAGTGGTCAAAAATAAAATTACCCTTCCGCCCAACAACCTTTCTTCTTTAGAAAACAATATGGTGGTGATGGAAATTTTGGATGCAGCGAGAGAAAGTGCCAAAAAGGGAAAAACAATCCGACTAAAAAAGTAG
- a CDS encoding cysteine hydrolase family protein — MTALLLIDLQLGLQEVDYYGEERSNPQAEANCQKILEAFRAKDLPRFHIQHCSTNPESPLHPTKKGNAFNPLTEPKAGEPVIKKNVNSAFIGTDLESQLKDNGITDVVIVGLTTEHCVSTSTRMASNLGFNATLISDATASFNKTGVAGEKYSAEVIHNIALANLNEEFATIKDTVSFLKELDN, encoded by the coding sequence ATGACAGCCTTATTATTAATTGATCTCCAACTGGGTTTACAAGAAGTGGACTATTATGGGGAAGAACGAAGTAATCCACAAGCAGAAGCAAATTGCCAAAAAATTTTGGAAGCTTTTAGAGCCAAAGATCTCCCAAGGTTTCACATTCAACATTGTTCCACAAACCCTGAATCTCCCTTGCACCCTACCAAAAAAGGGAATGCTTTTAATCCTCTAACGGAACCCAAGGCGGGTGAGCCGGTCATAAAGAAAAATGTCAACAGTGCTTTTATAGGTACAGATTTAGAATCGCAACTCAAGGACAATGGTATTACAGATGTTGTCATCGTAGGCCTTACAACCGAGCATTGTGTTTCTACCTCAACCAGAATGGCCTCCAACCTTGGGTTTAATGCCACTTTAATTTCTGATGCCACTGCTTCTTTCAATAAAACTGGAGTTGCAGGAGAAAAGTATAGTGCAGAAGTAATTCACAATATTGCATTGGCCAACCTTAATGAAGAATTTGCAACCATAAAGGATACGGTCTCCTTTTTAAAGGAACTAGACAATTAG
- a CDS encoding exodeoxyribonuclease III: MKIVSYNVNGIRAALNKGFIDWLQAVGPDVVCLQETKAMKEQVDLSLFEAAGYKHHYWFSAQKKGYSGVALLCKEKPDHVEYGTGIDYMDFEGRNIRADFGDISIMSMYLPSGTNMDRLEFKLTYMADFHKYANELRNERPNLIVCGDYNICHEAIDIHDPVRNKNVSGFLPVEREWIGNFMDGGFIDSFRHFNKDPHNYTWWSYRANSRTNNKGWRLDYGMVSSSLENRLKRSVILSDAKHSDHCPILLEVEK; encoded by the coding sequence ATGAAGATAGTATCGTATAATGTAAATGGAATTAGGGCTGCTCTAAACAAAGGTTTTATAGATTGGTTGCAAGCCGTGGGGCCAGATGTAGTTTGCTTACAGGAAACCAAAGCCATGAAGGAGCAGGTAGATTTGTCTTTGTTTGAGGCTGCGGGCTATAAACATCATTATTGGTTTAGTGCCCAAAAGAAAGGGTATAGCGGGGTTGCTCTATTATGTAAGGAGAAGCCAGATCATGTGGAATACGGCACTGGGATTGACTATATGGATTTTGAGGGACGAAATATACGAGCTGATTTTGGTGATATATCCATAATGAGCATGTACTTGCCATCTGGCACCAATATGGATCGCTTGGAATTTAAGCTAACCTATATGGCAGATTTTCACAAGTACGCCAATGAACTAAGAAATGAGCGACCTAATTTGATTGTTTGTGGCGATTATAATATTTGTCATGAAGCTATTGATATTCACGACCCGGTCCGCAACAAAAATGTATCCGGCTTTTTACCTGTAGAAAGGGAGTGGATTGGCAACTTCATGGATGGTGGCTTTATTGATAGTTTTAGGCATTTTAATAAAGACCCTCACAATTATACATGGTGGAGTTATAGAGCAAATTCAAGGACCAATAACAAAGGTTGGCGTTTAGATTACGGAATGGTAAGTTCTTCACTAGAGAACAGATTGAAACGTTCTGTAATTCTGTCTGATGCAAAACATAGTGATCATTGCCCAATTCTGTTAGAAGTAGAAAAATAA
- a CDS encoding aldo/keto reductase, with protein MKYTRLPHTDIKVSKICLGTMTWGRQNTEDEGHEQMDYALEQGINFFDTAELYPVPAKKELYAVTEEFIGNWFKKTGNREKVVLASKIAGRGDYTKFIRTTGFSKESIIKAVEGSLQRLQTDYIDLYQLHWPERNTNYFGQRGYNAHTLDGWEDNIHQILETLRDLISEGKIRHVGISNETPWGAMRFLEESKVHRSLPRMLTIQNPYNLLNRLFEVGLSEVSMRENIGLLPYSPLGFGVLSGKYLGGHKPRKGRVTLFPNYNRYSGDTANLATEKYHKLAEDNELSLAQMALAFVNSRPFVTSNIIGATTMEQLKENIGSIDIELSDEVLNGIEAIHNEIPNPAP; from the coding sequence ATGAAATACACCAGACTTCCACATACCGATATTAAGGTTAGTAAAATCTGTTTGGGAACCATGACCTGGGGAAGACAGAATACTGAGGATGAAGGTCATGAGCAAATGGACTATGCTCTTGAACAAGGAATTAATTTCTTTGATACGGCGGAACTTTATCCAGTGCCCGCCAAGAAAGAACTCTATGCTGTTACGGAAGAATTTATTGGGAATTGGTTTAAAAAGACAGGTAATAGGGAGAAAGTGGTCTTGGCATCAAAAATTGCTGGGAGAGGTGACTACACCAAATTTATTAGAACAACAGGATTTAGTAAAGAATCCATAATAAAAGCTGTTGAGGGAAGCCTACAAAGATTGCAAACAGATTATATAGACCTTTACCAATTACACTGGCCGGAAAGGAATACCAATTATTTTGGACAACGGGGATACAATGCCCACACCTTAGATGGATGGGAGGACAATATTCACCAAATTCTTGAAACTCTTCGTGATTTAATATCCGAAGGAAAGATAAGACATGTTGGAATTTCCAATGAAACTCCTTGGGGGGCTATGCGCTTTTTGGAAGAAAGTAAAGTGCATAGAAGTTTACCAAGAATGCTGACCATCCAAAACCCTTATAATCTTTTAAACCGACTCTTTGAAGTTGGCCTTTCTGAGGTTTCAATGCGGGAAAATATTGGATTGTTGCCATATTCTCCTCTTGGTTTTGGTGTTTTGAGTGGAAAATATTTGGGAGGGCACAAGCCTAGGAAAGGAAGAGTAACTCTTTTTCCCAATTATAACAGATACAGTGGTGATACCGCTAATTTGGCAACCGAAAAGTATCACAAATTGGCAGAGGACAATGAATTGAGTCTTGCCCAGATGGCTTTAGCATTTGTAAACTCAAGGCCTTTTGTAACCAGCAATATTATTGGAGCCACAACAATGGAACAGTTAAAGGAAAACATTGGAAGTATAGATATTGAACTTTCGGATGAGGTCTTAAACGGGATTGAAGCTATTCATAATGAAATTCCAAACCCCGCGCCTTAA